A stretch of Lactuca sativa cultivar Salinas chromosome 6, Lsat_Salinas_v11, whole genome shotgun sequence DNA encodes these proteins:
- the LOC128126929 gene encoding uncharacterized protein LOC128126929 has protein sequence MFVLFTDKYYVVDAGYPNTRGYLAPYKGTNIRYHLPDFRRGHTAAIREPRGPKEKFNYLHSSLRNIIERTFGVWKARWALLRDMHVNYKYKNQVKIVIASMAIHNYIRKVGRFDEAFNRAQQESYNPVRGDTGSDVYEEGPSTRRTSNDDLYMAARRDIIAQDIITLRR, from the coding sequence ATGTTTGTTTTATTTACAGATAAATATTACGTTGTTGATGCTGGATATCCAAATACGAGAGGGTATCTTGCTCCATACAAAGGCACAAATATTCGTTATCATTTACCAGATTTTCGACGTGGACACACGGCTGCTATTCGAGAACCTCGTGGACCGAAAGAGAAATTTAACTATCTCCATTCATCATTGCGAAATATCATTGAACGAACTTTTGGAGTGTGGAAAGCTAGGTGGGCGTTATTAAGAGACATGCATGTTAATTACAAGTACAAGAACCAAGTGAAAATTGTGATAGCATCGATGGCGATCCATAACTACATTCGAAAGGTTGGTAGGTTTGATGAAGCGTTTAATAGGGCACAACAAGAATCCTACAATCCCGTACGAGGTGATACCGGTAGTGATGTTTATGAAGAAGGTCCAAGTACACGTCGCACGAGCAATGATGATTTATATATGGCAGCGAGACGGGATATTATTGCACAAGATATAATCACATTACGTAGATGA
- the LOC111896437 gene encoding L10-interacting MYB domain-containing protein, protein MDENNTTNVDCETSLKMKKPKFGWDNRSFMVFVDSCLIEKKKGRKATSSFDRIGWENIQRRIKEKTGYSLEKKQLTNKWENMKKEWKLYDRLMRLETGLGGTRSLIDASPEWWEEKIKENKDYVKFRNTDLSIFDEKYAFLFRDSVAVGDQTMTPLQFQNNSNPNEENMEGKGDSDEINLDDDEPLFTSLNESSSSKRKRSKSVSNNRPTKSKNSIYEEKVDALLDAISSKSTQTYPQNNPSPTIADCMAIVIKFPDFREGSNNFSQALFVFTKKQNREAFMFPTTDEAKMEFLKLLMK, encoded by the exons ATGGATGAAAACAACACTACAAATGTTGACTGTGAAACatctttaaaaatgaaaaaaccaaAATTTGGGTGGGATAATCGTAGCTTCATGGTGTTTGTTGATTCGTGtttgattgaaaaaaaaaaaggtcGTAAAGCCACTTCCTCCTTTGATAGAATTGGGTGGGAAAATATACAAAGACGTATTAAGGAGAAAACAGGTTATAGCCTTGAAAAAAAACAACTAACAAACAAATGGGAGAACATGAAAAAAGAGTGGAAGCTTTATGACCGCTTAATGAGACTTGAAACCGGACTCGGTGGGACGAGAAGCCTAATAGATGCGTCCCCCGAGTGGTGGGAGGAGAAAATAAAG GAGAATAAAGATTATGTCAAATTTAGGAACACAGATTTGAGCATATTTGATGAGAAATATGCTTTTTTGTTTCGGGATTCTGTTGCCGTTGGAGATCAGACTATGACTCCATTACAATTTCAAAACAATAGCAATCCAAACGAAGAAAATATGGAGGGCAAAGGAGATAGTGATGAAATCAATTTAGATGATGATGAGCCTCTTTTTACTAGTCTCAATGAAAGTAGTTCAAGTAAAAGGAAGAGGTCTAAGTCTGTTTCCAACAACCGTCCAACCAAGAGTAAAAATTCTATTTATGAAGAAAAAGTTGATGCTTTATTGGATGCCATATCATCAAAAAGCACACAAACTTATCCACAAAATAATCCGTCCCCAACAATAGCAGATTGCATGGCCATTGTCATCAAGTTCCCCGATTTTCGTGAAGGGTCCAACAATTTTTCACAAGCCTTGTTTGTCTTCACCAAAAAGCAAAACCGTGAAGCTTTTATGTTTCCAACGACCGACGAAGCCAAGATGGAGTTTCTTAAGTTACTTATGAAATAA
- the LOC128126738 gene encoding uncharacterized protein LOC128126738 gives MCCPLTFYIMCYCLTLCYVLMVDIILFVLCRMDSDDSNSSNDNEECVMEEDREFEMLCGLALKGIILARNLRTPCHTSDRTGHMFITEVLNGHRRRCYELFRLNVPVFRQLCLDLATNYGLQQSRKVSIEESVGIFLMTLAHGCSNRFVQEFFNHSGETIHRHFHTVLEAVLKLSADIIKPDANYNDDVPEYILNNPRYYPMFKDCIGAIDGTHVRASVPQKDEVKYIGRKGYATQNIMAVCDFNMCFTFVWAGWEGTAHDTRIFNEALQRPDLNFPYPTGG, from the exons ATGTGTTGTCCTTTGAcattttatattatgtgttattgtTTGACTTTATGTTATGTGTTAATGGTTGACatcattttatttgtattatgtagGATGGATAGTGATGATTCTAATTCATCAAATGATAATGAAGAATGTGTAATGGAAGAGGATAGAGAATTTGAAATGTTATGTGGATTAGCTTTGAAAGGGATAATACTCGCTCGTAACTTACGTACACCATGTCACACTTCAGATCGCACAGGGCACATGTTTATTACAGAAGTACTAAATGGCCATCGTAGACGTTGTTATGAGTTGTTTAGACTTAACGTACCGGTTTTTAGACAGTTATGCTTAGATCTTGCTACAAATTACGGGTTACAACAAAGCCGAAAAGTATCTATAGAGGAGTCTGTAGGAATATTCTTGATGACTTTGGCGCATGGGTGTAGCAATAGATTTGTGCAAGAATTTTTTAATCATTCAGGGGAAACGATTCACAGGCATTTCCATACAGTTTTGGAAGCCGTGCTAAAACTGAGTGCCGACATCATCAAGCCAGACGCAAACTATAATGATGATGTTCccgaatatatattaaataacccTCGGTATTATCCAATGTTCAAG GATTGCATTGGTGCTATAGATGGGACACACGTTAGGGCATCAGTTCCACAAAAAGATGAAGTGAAGTACATTGGTCGAAAAGGATATGCAACACAAAATATAATGGCTGTTTGTGATTTTAACATGTGCTTTACATTTGTTTGGGCCGGTTGGGAGGGGACTGCACACGATACAAGAATTTTCAATGAAGCCTTACAGAGACCAGATCTTAATTTTCCCTATCCAACGGGtggttag